A portion of the Stigmatella aurantiaca DW4/3-1 genome contains these proteins:
- a CDS encoding ACP S-malonyltransferase, whose product MTQARVAVLFPGQGAYYPGALTGLTHGHPAVQQVLAAMDPIAHKHLGGTLSDYLASPSPPENEVHTLRAQGLYQLAIYGSSLAVYRTLESQGLVPQVFVGHSFGELTAMVCAGGFTVEEGTELLCERVAALQKLGSHSGFMAALGMDAERTNHLVQLIGSADLAIAAENHAGQTALSGSEEAMALAQSVCGPLRIAFKKLNSIYPFHCPSVMKPAAEDFRARLRRFTSRPLKAPVFSPILGRYYHAQDSLTGHLADHLMQTVHFTHALHALADEGITVFIECGASKALSSFAKSELESTPVLTMTLLHSRTPAPESLATGLQVLREQLVLPHGSVG is encoded by the coding sequence ATGACCCAGGCTCGTGTCGCTGTCCTGTTCCCTGGCCAGGGGGCCTATTACCCGGGTGCCCTGACCGGGCTGACCCACGGCCACCCGGCCGTCCAGCAAGTGCTTGCCGCCATGGATCCCATCGCGCACAAGCACCTGGGCGGCACCTTGTCGGACTACCTCGCCTCGCCGTCTCCGCCCGAGAACGAGGTGCACACGCTCCGGGCGCAAGGGCTCTACCAGCTGGCGATCTACGGCTCTTCCCTGGCCGTTTACCGGACCCTGGAATCCCAGGGGCTGGTGCCCCAGGTGTTCGTGGGCCACAGCTTCGGGGAGCTGACCGCGATGGTCTGCGCGGGAGGATTCACCGTGGAGGAGGGCACGGAGCTCCTCTGCGAGCGCGTCGCGGCGCTCCAGAAGCTCGGCAGCCACAGTGGCTTCATGGCCGCGCTGGGAATGGACGCGGAGCGGACGAACCACCTGGTGCAACTGATTGGCTCCGCGGACCTCGCCATCGCGGCGGAGAACCACGCCGGACAGACAGCGCTGTCAGGCTCCGAGGAGGCCATGGCCCTGGCACAGAGCGTGTGTGGCCCCCTGCGCATCGCGTTCAAGAAGCTGAACTCGATCTATCCCTTTCACTGTCCCTCGGTGATGAAGCCCGCCGCGGAGGACTTCCGCGCGAGGCTGCGGCGCTTCACCTCCCGGCCGCTGAAGGCCCCCGTCTTCTCGCCCATCCTGGGCCGGTACTACCACGCTCAGGATTCGCTGACCGGACACCTGGCCGATCACCTGATGCAGACCGTTCACTTTACCCACGCCCTTCATGCGCTGGCAGACGAGGGGATCACCGTCTTCATCGAGTGCGGTGCGTCCAAGGCCCTCTCCTCGTTCGCCAAGAGCGAGTTGGAGAGCACCCCGGTGCTCACGATGACCTTGCTTCACTCCCGCACCCCGGCGCCGGAATCCCTGGCCACCGGGCTCCAGGTGCTGCGAGAGCAACTCGTGCTGCCTCATGGCTCAGTGGGCTGA
- a CDS encoding M1 family metallopeptidase, protein MAHLTADKNFRLPRTVLPRRYTATVSLDLEARTFTGTQTVELTVHAPTNEIILHALALQLTQVSVRIGGTQHTPTSIQPVAESETVVLRFASPLPTGEGSLAVDWTGRFTEGLRGLYLSGKVAATQFETADARRLFPCFDEPAFKAHWALSVRVPAKPELTVLSNGAVTSDKTEGAFRHVTFQETDVLSSYLIALVVGPLVGTPEQKVDGVPVRTWALPEKAHLTRFGQEAALASLPRLQEYFGLPYAYGKVDQVGIPDFEAGAMENAGLITFREVALLLDPATAPLSVQKRVSEVVAHELAHQWFGNWVTMVWWDDLWLNEAFATWMAYKIVDSWKPEWRVWLDFDTGKAAALHLDALKSTHPVRGEVRNASEAGESFDLITYEKGGAVLRMIEGFLGEEAFREGIRQYMRTHARGNAVADDLWKALGAASSQPVVELANAWIGQSGYPLVSVSQEGHQVTLTQRRFYSEPGASSGERWPVPVVLRFEDGNGVREQRVLLREERTPVTLEGSGEIRWLSANAGSTGFYRVAYDAASLQKLASNLGALAPSERIGVLADQWALVRAGLAKVEDFLNLAGRFGNEEDDAVLDELAGRLSYIESRLVEGEDQERFRRWVERLLGPGLEKLGWEPGPEESNRIRLRRAALVRAVGVLARGQGALGEARARVKRAFAGDKQALEPNLLDSAVAMVARHGDAALFDTLLEKMKVEPDPATQRRYLTALTSFEEPALAKRGQELFFTDTVKMQDVTTYLSGLLANRTGRDAWWAEVQKRWKDVVGRTGGAPMLLRRVVESLGLMRTRAQLEEVQALLQTHPVGEAQQAMKQTLERLAQDVALREREGAGVVEWLRRQA, encoded by the coding sequence ATGGCTCACCTGACCGCAGACAAGAACTTCCGCCTGCCGCGGACCGTCCTCCCCCGCCGCTACACCGCCACGGTGTCGCTCGACCTGGAAGCGCGGACCTTCACTGGCACGCAGACCGTCGAGCTGACGGTGCATGCGCCCACGAACGAGATCATCCTCCATGCCCTCGCGCTGCAACTCACCCAGGTGAGCGTGCGCATCGGGGGCACCCAGCACACGCCCACCTCCATCCAGCCCGTGGCCGAGAGCGAGACGGTGGTGCTGCGCTTCGCCTCGCCCCTGCCCACCGGCGAGGGCTCGCTGGCGGTGGACTGGACGGGCCGCTTCACCGAGGGGCTGCGGGGCCTGTACCTGTCGGGCAAGGTCGCCGCCACCCAGTTCGAGACCGCCGACGCCCGGCGCCTCTTCCCCTGCTTCGACGAACCCGCCTTCAAGGCGCACTGGGCCCTGAGCGTGCGCGTGCCGGCCAAGCCCGAGCTGACGGTGCTCTCCAACGGCGCGGTGACGTCGGACAAGACCGAGGGCGCCTTCCGGCACGTGACGTTCCAGGAGACGGACGTCCTCAGCTCGTACCTCATCGCGCTGGTGGTGGGCCCGCTGGTGGGCACGCCCGAGCAGAAGGTGGACGGGGTGCCGGTGCGCACCTGGGCGCTGCCAGAGAAGGCCCACCTGACGCGCTTTGGCCAGGAGGCGGCGCTGGCGTCCTTGCCCCGGCTCCAGGAGTACTTCGGGCTGCCCTACGCCTACGGCAAAGTGGACCAGGTGGGCATTCCAGACTTCGAGGCGGGCGCCATGGAGAACGCCGGCCTCATCACCTTCCGCGAGGTGGCGCTGCTGCTGGACCCGGCCACCGCGCCGCTGTCGGTGCAGAAGCGGGTGTCCGAGGTGGTGGCGCACGAGCTGGCGCACCAGTGGTTCGGCAATTGGGTCACGATGGTGTGGTGGGACGACCTGTGGCTCAACGAGGCGTTCGCCACGTGGATGGCCTACAAGATCGTCGACAGCTGGAAGCCGGAGTGGCGCGTGTGGCTGGACTTCGACACGGGCAAGGCGGCGGCGCTGCACCTGGATGCGCTCAAGTCCACGCACCCCGTCCGCGGCGAAGTGCGCAACGCGAGCGAGGCGGGCGAGAGCTTCGACCTCATCACCTACGAGAAGGGCGGCGCGGTGCTGCGGATGATCGAGGGCTTCCTCGGCGAGGAGGCCTTCCGCGAGGGCATCCGCCAGTACATGCGCACGCACGCGCGGGGCAACGCGGTGGCCGATGACCTGTGGAAGGCGCTGGGGGCCGCCTCCTCCCAGCCGGTGGTGGAGCTGGCCAACGCGTGGATCGGCCAGAGCGGCTACCCGCTGGTGTCCGTGAGCCAGGAGGGCCACCAGGTGACGCTGACCCAGCGCCGCTTCTACTCGGAGCCGGGCGCCTCCAGCGGGGAGCGCTGGCCGGTGCCGGTGGTGCTCCGCTTCGAGGATGGCAACGGGGTGCGCGAGCAGCGCGTGCTGCTGCGGGAGGAGCGGACGCCGGTGACGCTGGAGGGCAGCGGGGAGATTCGCTGGCTGAGCGCCAACGCGGGCTCCACGGGCTTCTACCGGGTGGCCTATGACGCGGCGTCGCTGCAAAAGCTGGCCTCCAACCTGGGGGCGCTGGCGCCCTCGGAGCGCATCGGCGTGCTGGCGGACCAGTGGGCGCTGGTGCGCGCGGGGCTCGCCAAGGTGGAGGACTTCCTGAACCTGGCCGGCCGCTTCGGCAACGAGGAGGACGACGCCGTCCTGGACGAGCTCGCGGGGCGGCTGTCGTACATCGAATCGCGGCTGGTGGAGGGCGAGGACCAGGAGCGCTTCCGCCGCTGGGTGGAGCGTCTGCTGGGGCCTGGGCTGGAGAAGCTGGGATGGGAGCCAGGGCCGGAGGAGTCGAACCGCATCCGGCTGCGGCGCGCGGCGCTGGTGCGCGCGGTGGGCGTGCTGGCGCGCGGCCAGGGGGCGCTGGGCGAAGCACGGGCCCGGGTGAAGCGGGCGTTCGCCGGGGACAAACAGGCGCTGGAGCCCAACCTGCTGGATAGCGCGGTGGCCATGGTGGCGCGGCACGGCGACGCGGCCCTCTTCGACACGCTGCTGGAGAAGATGAAGGTGGAGCCGGACCCGGCCACCCAGCGCCGCTACCTGACGGCGCTCACCTCCTTCGAGGAGCCAGCGCTGGCCAAGCGGGGCCAGGAGCTGTTCTTCACGGACACGGTGAAGATGCAGGACGTGACGACCTACCTGAGCGGACTGCTGGCCAACCGGACCGGCCGGGACGCCTGGTGGGCCGAGGTCCAGAAGCGGTGGAAGGACGTGGTCGGCCGCACGGGCGGGGCCCCCATGCTGCTGCGTCGGGTGGTGGAGTCCCTGGGGCTGATGCGCACCCGTGCTCAGCTCGAGGAGGTCCAGGCGCTGCTTCAAACCCACCCAGTGGGTGAGGCCCAGCAGGCCATGAAGCAAACCTTGGAGCGGCTCGCCCAGGATGTGGCGCTGCGCGAGCGGGAAGGCGCGGGCGTCGTGGAGTGGCTCAGGCGCCAAGCGTGA
- a CDS encoding cytochrome-c peroxidase produces MMGSRATTAWMVGVLLYAGAVQAQGSAPATPPKLPPGVSAALWKLSVPPGAEPTPEKVSLGEKLFLDPRLSADNTVSCSTCHEPAQGFVDGKALSTGIKGQQVTRNSPTVLNALFNASQFWDGRAGTLEDQAKLPILNPREMGMPSPEAVVAKVQAIPEYATAFKAVFGRDVNYDDLAAAIAAFERTQFSGNARFDAFITGDSKALNASEKRGWALFNGKARCNSCHAANIVSPLFSDQKFHNIGIAAHKQDFVQLARKAVGVVRLGDEKQIDELALQTEFSELGRFLVTKQENDIGTFKTPTLRNVGITGPYMHDGSLTTLWDVMDHYNKGGVPNPYLDGGMQRLGLTEPEIDDLVAFLFSLTDARYAKLNGQELARQQKRKGTRPERDTAVALGKKGNLGDLAPNPDLAVKNPAAVGVYGAETLVPGAAK; encoded by the coding sequence ATGATGGGTTCCAGGGCCACCACCGCCTGGATGGTGGGTGTGCTGCTGTATGCGGGAGCGGTCCAAGCGCAGGGCAGCGCGCCGGCCACACCGCCGAAGCTGCCACCCGGGGTCTCCGCCGCGCTGTGGAAGCTCTCCGTGCCTCCCGGCGCGGAGCCCACGCCAGAGAAGGTCTCGCTCGGGGAGAAGCTGTTTCTCGACCCGAGGTTGTCGGCGGACAACACCGTGTCGTGCTCCACCTGCCACGAGCCGGCCCAGGGCTTCGTGGATGGCAAGGCGCTGTCCACCGGCATCAAGGGCCAGCAGGTGACGCGCAACAGCCCCACGGTGCTCAACGCCCTGTTCAACGCCTCCCAGTTCTGGGATGGGCGCGCGGGGACGCTGGAGGACCAGGCCAAGCTGCCCATCCTCAACCCGCGCGAGATGGGCATGCCCTCTCCGGAGGCGGTGGTGGCCAAGGTGCAGGCCATCCCCGAGTACGCCACCGCGTTCAAGGCCGTCTTCGGCCGGGACGTGAACTACGATGACCTGGCGGCGGCCATCGCCGCCTTCGAGCGCACCCAGTTCTCGGGCAATGCCCGCTTCGATGCCTTCATTACTGGGGATTCGAAGGCGCTCAACGCCTCGGAGAAGCGCGGGTGGGCGCTGTTCAACGGCAAGGCGCGCTGCAACTCCTGCCACGCGGCGAACATCGTCTCGCCGCTCTTCTCGGACCAGAAGTTCCACAACATTGGCATCGCGGCGCACAAGCAGGACTTCGTCCAGCTGGCGCGCAAAGCCGTGGGCGTGGTGCGGCTCGGGGACGAGAAGCAGATCGACGAGCTGGCGCTTCAGACGGAGTTCTCCGAGCTGGGCCGCTTTCTGGTGACGAAGCAGGAGAACGACATCGGCACCTTCAAGACGCCCACCCTGCGCAACGTGGGCATCACCGGCCCGTACATGCACGACGGCTCGCTGACGACGCTGTGGGACGTGATGGACCACTACAACAAGGGCGGCGTGCCCAATCCCTACCTGGATGGCGGGATGCAGCGGCTGGGGCTCACCGAGCCGGAGATCGACGACCTGGTGGCCTTCCTCTTCAGCCTCACGGACGCGCGCTACGCGAAGCTCAATGGCCAGGAGCTGGCGCGGCAGCAGAAGCGCAAGGGCACCCGCCCGGAGCGCGACACGGCGGTGGCCTTGGGCAAGAAGGGCAACCTGGGAGACCTCGCGCCCAATCCGGACCTGGCGGTGAAGAACCCGGCGGCGGTGGGTGTGTACGGCGCGGAGACCTTGGTCCCCGGCGCGGCGAAGTAG
- a CDS encoding metallophosphoesterase family protein, with translation MSNKFKSVETKYYEERQELFEGLQRLDRRAFMRVAGVSAGIVAGMGLVTPASFQLVQVAEAQGNPEKPKFTFAYISDTHLYEQKLNDRFVRSILKAVDDVNALDPQPDFVLFGGDLAQLGQAGELKLGAQILKSVKAPVRMMVGEHDWFLDMGELWRELFGEPTYSFDHKGIHFVVLNSIQEKDFWTERGLTPMQRMQIVAGLDNGIQSRFEVGAEQRAWLQKDLAKVDKKTPVIVFSHSPLYKYYKPWNFWTDDADEVQALLKPFEKVTVIHGHTHQLLTNRIDNIHFHGMLSTAWPWPYAPEGLPSFTMPMNRADPFSAFDGCGDGRMDVLEAGLVNKLYNLWERNPITVRASYLASNGKKDAPPRPKLPTY, from the coding sequence ATGTCCAACAAGTTCAAGAGCGTCGAGACGAAGTATTACGAAGAGCGCCAGGAGCTGTTCGAGGGGCTCCAGCGCCTGGACCGCCGCGCCTTCATGCGCGTGGCGGGCGTGTCCGCCGGCATCGTCGCCGGCATGGGGCTGGTGACGCCCGCGAGCTTCCAGCTCGTCCAGGTCGCCGAGGCGCAGGGCAATCCGGAGAAGCCGAAGTTCACCTTCGCGTACATCTCCGACACGCACCTGTACGAGCAGAAGCTCAATGACCGGTTCGTGCGCTCCATCCTCAAGGCGGTGGACGATGTGAACGCGCTGGATCCGCAGCCGGACTTCGTCCTGTTCGGCGGGGACCTGGCGCAGCTGGGGCAGGCCGGCGAGCTGAAGCTGGGGGCGCAGATCCTCAAGAGCGTGAAGGCGCCCGTGAGGATGATGGTGGGCGAGCACGACTGGTTCCTCGACATGGGGGAGCTGTGGCGCGAGCTGTTCGGCGAGCCCACCTATTCGTTCGACCACAAGGGCATTCACTTCGTGGTGCTCAACTCCATCCAGGAAAAGGATTTTTGGACGGAGCGCGGCCTGACGCCCATGCAGCGCATGCAGATCGTCGCCGGCCTGGACAACGGGATTCAGTCCCGCTTCGAGGTGGGCGCCGAGCAGCGCGCGTGGTTGCAGAAGGACCTGGCCAAGGTGGACAAGAAGACGCCGGTCATCGTCTTCAGCCACTCGCCGCTCTACAAGTACTACAAGCCCTGGAACTTCTGGACGGACGACGCGGACGAGGTGCAGGCGCTCCTCAAGCCCTTCGAGAAGGTGACGGTCATCCACGGCCACACGCACCAGTTGCTCACCAACCGCATCGACAACATCCACTTCCACGGCATGCTGTCCACCGCGTGGCCCTGGCCATACGCCCCGGAAGGCCTGCCTTCCTTCACCATGCCGATGAACCGCGCGGACCCGTTCAGCGCCTTCGATGGATGCGGGGACGGGCGCATGGATGTGCTCGAGGCAGGCCTCGTCAACAAGCTCTACAACCTGTGGGAGCGCAACCCCATCACCGTGCGCGCGAGCTACCTCGCGTCGAACGGCAAGAAGGATGCGCCCCCCCGCCCCAAGCTCCCCACCTACTGA
- a CDS encoding c-type cytochrome, with product MNFQTKLLAGLVAASSLAGGAALATGSGLKAEPLPQHKVPVSKEGNLVVGLCDGVTSMEVEGVKDGQPMTRDQAQSVSTALMAEWRRKNPDANWDDVPLPVKAVAQTGKPKAPGTPPAAVDATQQKPSAGGAVKNAGQNAAAGASEVAAKKDANLQTGHTYGAFSERDEKIWADSTQAFVDEGHRVFHDAAALGGTIAVSCDMCHPDAANTHPETYPKYQVQLGRVAMLRDMINWCIQNPVRGKPLADDDPKMKAMEAYIYARRKGVPLEFGKH from the coding sequence ATGAACTTCCAGACAAAGCTCCTTGCAGGACTCGTCGCGGCCAGCTCCCTCGCGGGGGGCGCGGCGCTCGCCACCGGCTCCGGGCTCAAGGCCGAGCCGCTTCCCCAACACAAAGTCCCCGTCTCCAAGGAGGGCAACCTCGTCGTCGGCCTGTGCGACGGCGTGACCTCCATGGAGGTAGAAGGGGTGAAGGACGGCCAGCCGATGACGCGCGACCAGGCCCAGTCCGTCTCCACCGCGTTGATGGCCGAGTGGCGCCGCAAGAACCCGGACGCGAACTGGGACGATGTGCCCCTGCCGGTGAAGGCGGTGGCCCAGACGGGCAAGCCCAAGGCGCCGGGCACGCCACCCGCCGCGGTGGACGCCACCCAGCAGAAACCCTCCGCCGGCGGGGCGGTGAAGAACGCCGGGCAGAACGCGGCGGCGGGGGCCTCGGAGGTGGCGGCGAAGAAAGACGCCAACCTTCAGACGGGCCACACCTACGGCGCGTTCAGCGAGCGGGACGAGAAGATCTGGGCCGACTCCACGCAGGCCTTCGTGGATGAGGGGCACCGCGTGTTCCACGACGCGGCGGCGCTGGGCGGCACCATCGCGGTGTCCTGCGACATGTGCCACCCGGACGCGGCCAACACGCACCCGGAGACGTACCCGAAGTACCAGGTGCAGCTGGGCCGCGTGGCGATGCTGCGCGACATGATCAACTGGTGCATCCAGAACCCGGTGCGCGGCAAGCCGCTGGCCGATGACGACCCGAAGATGAAGGCCATGGAGGCCTACATCTACGCCCGCCGCAAGGGCGTGCCGCTGGAGTTTGGCAAGCACTGA
- a CDS encoding S1 family peptidase, with amino-acid sequence MNPPGVSLQGPMWMLALVLGLGPVPGAIIGGTATQADPTVVALLNAGQPFCSGVLLSPRVVLTAAHCAALPRALSVFLGTEPGGEGETVPVSRVMVHPAYTPSAPAQDIALLELARPASPVPWPTLGPLTASDVGRTVRIVGFGKRSREEEGPAAKHTGTAVLAGLEETRLSLAAGPALPCFRDSGGAILLTASGQETLVGLIQSGSTDCSLSKQAYGMRADVFLEDFISPFLEAETPGGCAANPDPLASQGLSAGMALLVLSVLIHLGRKRT; translated from the coding sequence TTGAATCCCCCGGGAGTCTCCTTGCAAGGGCCGATGTGGATGCTCGCGCTGGTGCTGGGGCTGGGGCCCGTGCCTGGGGCCATCATCGGAGGGACCGCCACCCAGGCGGACCCCACCGTGGTGGCCCTGCTGAACGCGGGCCAGCCCTTCTGCTCCGGCGTCCTGCTCTCCCCCCGGGTGGTGCTCACCGCGGCACACTGCGCGGCCCTCCCCCGGGCGCTCTCGGTCTTCCTGGGCACCGAGCCCGGCGGGGAGGGGGAGACCGTGCCTGTCTCCCGCGTGATGGTGCACCCGGCTTACACCCCCTCCGCACCGGCGCAGGACATCGCGCTCCTGGAGTTGGCCCGGCCCGCCTCCCCGGTCCCCTGGCCGACACTGGGGCCGCTCACCGCTTCCGATGTGGGGCGAACCGTCCGCATCGTCGGCTTTGGCAAGCGCTCCCGCGAGGAGGAGGGCCCCGCCGCGAAGCACACCGGCACCGCCGTGCTCGCGGGGCTCGAGGAAACCCGGCTCTCGCTCGCGGCAGGCCCGGCCCTTCCCTGTTTCCGCGACTCCGGAGGCGCCATCCTGCTGACCGCCAGCGGACAGGAGACCCTGGTGGGGCTCATCCAATCGGGCAGTACGGACTGCTCCCTGAGCAAGCAGGCATACGGGATGCGAGCCGATGTCTTCCTTGAAGATTTCATCTCTCCCTTCTTGGAAGCTGAGACACCCGGCGGGTGTGCCGCGAATCCCGATCCGCTGGCCAGTCAGGGATTGTCTGCTGGAATGGCTCTCCTTGTCTTATCGGTACTGATTCACCTCGGCAGGAAGAGAACGTAA
- a CDS encoding DUF2238 domain-containing protein, producing MTSVSLPPLFPAVRGTSEEARWPLALLAALVLVLLPTLIFTPAGRLNWVLETGPGLVGIAVLAATFRRFPMSRWVYVCVFLHVLVLTYGAYYTYALTPLGNWARDTFGLSRNPYDRVGHFAQGFFPAFVIREVLMRRTPLRQGGWLGFLTGSVALAFSAFYELLEWWAALMLDPQGGDAFLGTQGDIWDAQWDMFMCLCGATLALLLFARAHTRSIERLAARSAP from the coding sequence ATGACCTCCGTCTCCCTGCCCCCCCTCTTCCCAGCAGTCCGCGGAACGTCCGAAGAGGCCCGGTGGCCCCTGGCGCTTCTGGCGGCGCTGGTGCTGGTGCTGCTGCCGACGTTGATCTTCACACCCGCGGGCCGGCTCAACTGGGTGCTGGAGACGGGCCCCGGCCTTGTCGGCATCGCCGTGCTGGCGGCCACCTTCCGCCGCTTTCCCATGTCCCGCTGGGTCTACGTCTGCGTCTTCCTGCACGTCCTGGTGCTGACCTATGGGGCCTACTACACCTATGCGCTCACCCCGCTGGGCAACTGGGCGCGTGACACCTTCGGCCTGTCGCGCAATCCCTATGACCGGGTAGGCCACTTCGCGCAGGGTTTTTTTCCCGCCTTCGTCATCCGCGAGGTGTTGATGCGGCGGACCCCGCTGCGCCAGGGCGGGTGGTTGGGCTTCCTGACAGGCTCGGTGGCGCTCGCCTTCAGCGCTTTCTACGAACTGCTGGAGTGGTGGGCGGCGCTGATGCTGGATCCTCAAGGAGGGGATGCGTTCCTCGGGACCCAGGGGGACATCTGGGACGCTCAGTGGGACATGTTCATGTGCCTGTGTGGCGCCACCCTGGCCTTGCTGCTCTTTGCGCGGGCCCACACGCGCAGCATCGAGCGGCTGGCCGCCCGAAGCGCCCCCTGA